The following proteins are co-located in the Pseudomonas fluorescens genome:
- the astD gene encoding succinylglutamate-semialdehyde dehydrogenase yields the protein MMNSLYIAGSWLAGQGELFESRNPVTQQVLWAGNGATAEQVESAVQAARQAFPGWARRPLEERISVLEAFAASLKRRADEIARCIGEETGKPLWESATEVTSMANKIDISVQSYRERTGEKSGPLGDATAVLRHKPHGVVAVFGPYNFPGHLPNGHIVPALLAGNTVLFKPSELTPKVAELTVQCWIEAGLPAGVLNLLQGARETGIALAANPGIDGLFFTGSSRTGNHLHQQFSGRPDKILALEMGGNNPLVVDEVADVDAAVYTIIQSAFISAGQRCTCARRLLVPQGAWGDALLARLVAVSATIAVGAFDQQPAPFMGSVISLGAAKALMDAQAQMLANGAVALLEMTQPQAQAALLTPGIIDVTGVAERADEELFGPLLQVVRYADFAGAIAEANNTQYGLAAGLLSDSEARYQQFWLESRAGIVNWNKQLTGAASTAPFGGVGASGNHRASAYYAADYCAYPVASLETPSLVVPATLTPGITLK from the coding sequence ATAATGAATTCGCTGTACATCGCAGGTAGCTGGCTGGCCGGCCAGGGTGAGCTGTTTGAATCGCGCAACCCGGTGACCCAGCAGGTGCTGTGGGCCGGCAATGGCGCCACCGCCGAGCAGGTCGAGTCCGCCGTACAGGCTGCACGCCAGGCATTCCCGGGCTGGGCGCGGCGCCCGTTGGAAGAGCGCATCAGCGTGCTGGAAGCCTTCGCCGCCAGCTTGAAACGCCGCGCGGATGAGATCGCCCGTTGCATCGGTGAGGAAACCGGCAAGCCACTCTGGGAATCGGCCACTGAAGTCACCAGCATGGCCAACAAGATTGACATTTCGGTGCAAAGCTACCGTGAACGTACCGGCGAAAAGAGCGGCCCGCTGGGCGATGCCACCGCTGTGTTGCGCCACAAACCCCACGGCGTGGTGGCGGTGTTCGGCCCGTACAACTTCCCTGGCCACTTGCCGAACGGGCATATCGTCCCGGCGTTGTTGGCGGGTAACACTGTGCTGTTCAAGCCGAGCGAGCTGACCCCAAAAGTCGCTGAGCTGACCGTGCAATGCTGGATCGAAGCCGGTTTGCCGGCGGGTGTGCTTAACCTGTTGCAAGGCGCGCGCGAAACCGGCATCGCGCTGGCGGCCAACCCGGGCATCGACGGGTTGTTCTTTACCGGTTCGAGCCGCACCGGCAACCACTTGCATCAGCAGTTCTCCGGGCGCCCGGACAAGATCCTGGCCCTGGAAATGGGCGGCAACAACCCGTTGGTCGTCGACGAAGTGGCCGACGTGGATGCGGCGGTCTACACCATCATCCAGTCGGCGTTTATTTCTGCCGGCCAGCGTTGCACCTGTGCACGCCGCTTGCTGGTGCCGCAAGGCGCCTGGGGCGATGCGTTGCTGGCGCGCCTGGTGGCGGTCAGCGCGACGATTGCAGTTGGCGCGTTCGACCAGCAGCCAGCGCCGTTCATGGGCTCGGTGATTTCCCTTGGCGCGGCCAAAGCCTTGATGGACGCCCAGGCGCAGATGCTGGCCAATGGCGCGGTGGCGCTGTTGGAAATGACCCAGCCGCAGGCTCAGGCCGCGCTGCTGACCCCTGGCATCATCGACGTGACCGGTGTGGCCGAGCGCGCAGATGAAGAACTGTTCGGCCCACTGTTGCAGGTGGTCCGCTACGCTGATTTTGCCGGGGCGATTGCCGAGGCCAACAACACCCAGTACGGCCTGGCCGCGGGCTTGTTGTCCGACTCCGAAGCGCGCTACCAGCAGTTCTGGCTGGAAAGCCGTGCCGGTATCGTCAACTGGAACAAACAGTTGACCGGCGCCGCCAGCACGGCGCCGTTCGGCGGTGTGGGCGCCTCGGGCAACCATCGCGCCAGTGCCTATTACGCCGCGGATTATTGCGCGTACCCGGTGGCGTCCCTGGAAACGCCGAGCCTGGTGGTTCCAGCCACGCTGACGCCAGGTATAACGCTGAAGTGA